The following are encoded together in the Roseivirga misakiensis genome:
- a CDS encoding rhomboid family intramembrane serine protease, with translation MFGRITPIVKNLLIINVAIFLVPTFLNMDLGRVFGLYFIYSENFKPVQFVTYMFLHGSNMHLLGNMLLLFLAGPMLEYSLGSKKFLILYMVTGLGGGILYTAANYAEMSAIKNDVDRYISAPNSQSFNELMVAHSDNVYNQNIYLFTDQYSRNENNPELISRSIGYARGLYAYFGNYPMVGASGAVYGILAMLGLLFPNRQVMLLILPPIKIKYIVGFLIIGEIFAEFQRTPGDNVAHLAHLGGALFAWGLLRYWQKKGGVFS, from the coding sequence ATGTTCGGACGTATCACGCCAATTGTAAAGAATCTACTAATCATTAATGTGGCCATTTTTTTGGTGCCAACATTCCTCAATATGGATCTTGGCCGGGTATTCGGCCTCTATTTCATTTATTCAGAAAATTTTAAGCCAGTGCAATTTGTTACCTACATGTTTTTGCATGGTAGCAATATGCATCTTCTAGGTAATATGTTGCTATTGTTTTTGGCAGGTCCAATGTTAGAGTATTCGCTGGGCTCAAAGAAATTCTTAATTCTCTATATGGTGACTGGTTTAGGTGGAGGTATCCTGTATACTGCCGCTAATTACGCAGAAATGAGTGCTATTAAAAATGACGTAGATCGGTATATCAGTGCACCAAATTCTCAGAGTTTTAATGAGTTGATGGTGGCTCATTCTGATAATGTTTACAATCAAAATATCTACTTATTTACGGATCAATATTCAAGAAATGAGAATAATCCTGAGTTAATCAGTAGATCCATCGGCTATGCGAGAGGCCTTTATGCTTATTTTGGTAATTACCCTATGGTTGGTGCTTCAGGTGCTGTATATGGAATCCTTGCTATGTTAGGCCTTCTTTTTCCAAATAGACAAGTAATGTTATTGATATTACCACCAATTAAGATAAAGTATATTGTTGGTTTTCTGATAATAGGAGAAATCTTTGCTGAATTTCAGAGAACCCCAGGTGATAATGTAGCGCATTTGGCCCATTTAGGAGGGGCCCTCTTTGCTTGGGGGTTACTAAGGTATTGGCAAAAAAAAGGAGGAGTGTTTTCTTGA